In Deltaproteobacteria bacterium, a genomic segment contains:
- a CDS encoding FAD-binding protein — MNERRRSIDQRMESDVLVIGAGAAGIRATLAAADAGAEVILACKGPFLRYGSTFGKTSSSWGIQAAWDSGAPGDTVEDHYGESFEAGLGEANPALVEILASYAPERLRDLMKWGVRFRRESDGGFVRVRACFGNYARAFVLVSSDQYRKCMLEQIRRRPIRTLDDFQAVGLEVSEGMCVGARGLRASVSPWRIRAGSTVLACGGGASAFRMTMAHPSLVGSAYALAYDAGVEVVHMEFIQFVLGTVWPHRGSFFPLYRLDRLIPVRNKTRDNVWDKCGLTDDLLDEAIRLRPSHIPFSCRDVSGMIDVALALELLEGGGLDRGGLETSLEGYRCGIEHFAHAFNGGVRIDERAETSLPGLFAAGEAAGGIHGADRLGGNMMAATQVFGAIAGVEAARRAITLKGTLPSSPVRSGKIQARQGGKTRLEWFSFELDDCAAAIGVVREPREMARTLERIAELLDELETEFQLEKVDAETYYFLTQRARTIERVATFGLKRSASLGSHFRLDDPPKNWSAAWQGTAIESEAWAGSRDESPG; from the coding sequence GTGAATGAGCGCCGCAGAAGTATCGACCAACGCATGGAATCGGATGTTCTGGTTATCGGCGCCGGAGCCGCCGGCATCAGAGCGACCCTCGCGGCCGCCGACGCGGGAGCGGAGGTGATCCTGGCGTGCAAAGGACCGTTTCTGCGCTACGGCTCCACATTCGGAAAGACCTCGTCCTCCTGGGGGATCCAAGCCGCCTGGGATAGCGGGGCGCCCGGCGACACGGTGGAGGATCACTACGGGGAAAGCTTCGAGGCCGGATTGGGCGAAGCGAATCCGGCTCTGGTGGAAATTCTGGCCTCGTACGCCCCCGAGCGTCTTCGTGACTTGATGAAATGGGGAGTTCGGTTTCGCAGAGAATCCGATGGCGGCTTTGTCCGGGTGAGAGCGTGCTTTGGAAACTACGCACGGGCGTTCGTGCTGGTGAGTTCCGACCAGTACCGCAAATGCATGCTGGAGCAGATCCGCCGACGGCCCATCCGGACATTGGACGATTTTCAGGCCGTGGGACTCGAAGTGTCCGAGGGGATGTGTGTCGGAGCTCGAGGGTTGAGGGCGTCGGTCTCACCGTGGCGCATTCGGGCGGGTTCCACGGTGCTCGCCTGCGGCGGCGGGGCGAGCGCCTTCAGGATGACTATGGCCCATCCATCCTTGGTGGGAAGTGCATACGCTCTGGCCTACGACGCCGGAGTCGAAGTGGTGCATATGGAGTTTATCCAGTTCGTTCTGGGAACTGTTTGGCCGCATCGAGGTTCCTTTTTCCCTCTCTACCGATTGGATCGTTTGATTCCCGTCCGAAACAAGACACGCGACAATGTGTGGGACAAATGTGGGTTGACGGACGATCTTCTAGATGAAGCAATCCGTCTGAGACCCTCCCACATCCCCTTTAGCTGCAGAGACGTGTCGGGAATGATCGACGTGGCTCTGGCTCTGGAACTGCTGGAAGGCGGCGGGCTTGATCGAGGCGGCCTGGAAACGAGCCTGGAAGGATATCGATGCGGAATAGAGCATTTCGCCCACGCTTTTAACGGCGGCGTTCGTATCGACGAACGGGCGGAAACGTCTTTGCCCGGCCTTTTCGCGGCCGGTGAAGCGGCCGGGGGCATACACGGGGCGGACCGGCTGGGAGGAAACATGATGGCGGCCACCCAGGTATTCGGAGCCATCGCCGGAGTCGAAGCCGCGCGCCGCGCGATAACCCTCAAAGGAACGCTGCCATCGTCTCCCGTCCGGTCCGGCAAGATACAGGCCCGACAGGGGGGAAAAACCAGACTGGAATGGTTTAGCTTCGAGCTCGACGATTGCGCCGCGGCGATCGGCGTGGTTCGGGAGCCGCGTGAAATGGCCCGAACCCTTGAACGCATCGCCGAATTGCTGGATGAATTGGAAACCGAGTTCCAACTAGAAAAGGTGGATGCGGAAACGTATTATTTTCTCACCCAAAGGGCCCGCACCATAGAGCGGGTGGCCACTTTCGGGTTGAAGCGTTCCGCCAGTCTGGGAAGCCATTTCCGTCTGGATGATCCGCCCAAGAACTGGTCCGCCGCTTGGCAAGGGACCGCTATCGAATCGGAGGCTTGGGCGGGATCTCGTGACGAATCGCCCGGATGA
- a CDS encoding DegT/DnrJ/EryC1/StrS aminotransferase family protein translates to MDEQEEKAVLNVLRSGWLVQGPNVAEFENRFKTFAGVRNAIAVTSCTTALHLALLAAGIGPGDEVLVPSFTFLATANAVEYTGAKPVFVDVGPRTFNMNPEEIGRFASEKAKVGGALPKCILPVSLFGLCADMETIHEIASRYGMKVVEDAACGLGAYRNEHHAGAEALLGCFSFHPRKSITTGEGGMVVTDDDELADKIRRLRDHGAAKTDLERHLSQGGSLLPAYDVLGFNYRMTDLQGALGVAQMSKLPQILEARRAAAARYDNLLEGIPEILPPWAPPGYRHAYQSYVCLYLPDSTDMRAGGIPAWDRIGAWNRERNRIMAYMERQGISVRQGTHAVHTLGYYQRKYGLRDEDFAVSYMADRLSITLPLYVGISVEDQERVIRTLIEGIKISQASAAPEY, encoded by the coding sequence ATGGACGAACAGGAAGAGAAGGCCGTCCTGAATGTATTGCGGAGCGGGTGGCTGGTTCAAGGACCTAACGTGGCGGAGTTCGAGAACAGGTTCAAGACATTTGCCGGCGTTCGCAATGCCATTGCCGTTACATCCTGTACGACCGCTCTTCATTTGGCTCTGCTGGCGGCGGGAATCGGACCGGGAGACGAGGTGCTGGTTCCGTCCTTTACGTTTCTGGCGACGGCCAACGCGGTGGAGTATACCGGCGCCAAACCCGTATTCGTCGACGTGGGTCCCCGGACCTTCAACATGAACCCGGAAGAGATCGGCAGGTTCGCGTCAGAAAAGGCCAAGGTGGGCGGCGCTCTCCCCAAATGCATCTTGCCGGTGTCTCTTTTCGGCCTGTGCGCGGATATGGAAACCATACACGAAATTGCGTCCCGATATGGGATGAAGGTAGTCGAGGATGCGGCTTGCGGTCTGGGCGCTTATCGAAACGAACATCACGCCGGCGCCGAGGCGTTGCTGGGCTGTTTCAGCTTTCATCCCCGGAAGTCGATAACTACCGGCGAGGGGGGCATGGTGGTCACGGACGATGACGAACTTGCAGACAAGATCCGGAGGCTGAGGGATCACGGGGCGGCCAAGACGGATCTCGAGAGACATCTCAGCCAAGGTGGATCCCTTCTTCCCGCTTACGACGTTTTAGGCTTCAACTATCGGATGACGGATCTTCAGGGCGCCCTGGGCGTGGCCCAGATGTCTAAACTCCCTCAAATACTGGAAGCAAGAAGGGCGGCAGCCGCCCGATACGACAACCTTCTGGAGGGGATTCCCGAAATCCTGCCTCCATGGGCCCCCCCAGGTTACCGTCATGCCTACCAGTCGTACGTGTGTCTTTACCTGCCCGACTCTACAGACATGAGAGCCGGCGGGATTCCCGCATGGGACCGGATCGGCGCTTGGAACCGGGAGCGAAACCGCATTATGGCGTACATGGAAAGACAGGGTATTTCCGTGCGTCAGGGAACCCACGCCGTGCATACCCTGGGCTATTACCAGCGGAAATACGGTCTTAGGGACGAGGATTTCGCGGTATCGTATATGGCCGACCGGCTCTCCATTACACTGCCGTTGTATGTCGGAATCAGTGTGGAGGATCAGGAGAGAGTGATACGCACATTGATAGAAGGGATAAAGATCTCTCAAGCGTCGGCGGCTCCGGAGTACTGA
- a CDS encoding tetratricopeptide repeat protein — MKISACMMVKNEEEMLPRALESIKDEVDEIVVVDTGSTDRTVEIARQYTDRIYYHEWFDDFSGMRNITLSYVTGDFILILDADDEFRRQRADLSLKAFLEKPLCNIYRFQLENVRRTNVPCSTFNQIRLFRNHMGFSYRGIVHNQFDAKGERIGTAPFLILHYGYGLDEEKMELKRQRSERLLEKMIEQGDNVAFAHYQLAKIHASRKDSRKSLESALKAHQVMGEDPKQLIYQDVHYLIAANAFNLDDLETAFEETRKMLNVDPNNMDAAFILLGYYYEKKDWENLLEYYPIYLKGRKTYVEHPESFPYIINMGDHHPDAVYMYAEALIRSGRVENLEDEIKDLIEDSKRAPYFLNLLAAVLLECGKRGKAESLLETALRLNPGFDPARNNLAALRRKEETEDKVLEGPVKFHLQGVPLFKARQRLEVGAKHLGAGQFDAAEPCLVSVLEIVEKGEVIDPDRAGLLAPAFEGLAVIARKRGDNERSLEYFSKALKLEPNRLDARLQLAELLKSKKKFNEALEHAKAAVVLAPESSNALLTRALVHREAGNLREAEKDLLTLVKMHPEFPLGAFNLGSLYWAVGRRLDALHRLGKAMRTAPEQPEYARAYFDAQRGVKRYPTISLCMMVKNEETHLEECLASVVGAVDEIVVVDTGSEDRTVEIAQSYGARVYHHPWFDDFSGMRNITLSYARGEWILIMDGDESLEPEDADQLRKEAGDLSRQVVTLRVLNYLDCKKRVAEQNSIRLIRNTMGFHYRGIVHNELWYYGAGGASKVRIHHYGYDISPEKKQQKFDRTASLLEKRIQRNPDDLDAHYYLISSYRSVGRLDDALREGYQVLQLSKQRGVDLRNQFYADVYPHLGFLHIVKGDWQKALPVLEEGLEVCPEHPELQVDLAYCRFQAGNYDAALSHLEKAYDLYLKFRLGEIRPFYSVTLNDTQVVGNIANILLEMNREPEAMDKVENICRAVEDMPQRGLENVSSKVEKDDLDGARWELRWLRLAKPTEHGFVEKVGEWTIKLGQAREASLYFDRLQRVGWELSGISRALWGLALAAGGEMDRAEKEARRAVELLPNVSEPLLALTQVLEGKGQYEEAAETLVRLSEIHPDEPHIFNRIGENYYLAHRFDLAERFFVRELKEGGGSADPLNNLGVLYMGQRDFERARDHFERCLVLDPRHTEAMQNLEVCLRVKQAGKRESQP; from the coding sequence ATGAAAATTTCGGCTTGCATGATGGTGAAGAATGAAGAAGAGATGCTGCCTCGTGCTCTGGAGAGCATAAAGGACGAGGTAGATGAAATCGTGGTCGTGGATACCGGCTCCACGGACCGGACGGTCGAGATCGCTCGCCAATACACGGATCGGATCTACTACCACGAATGGTTCGATGATTTTTCCGGCATGCGCAACATTACCTTGTCTTACGTAACGGGGGATTTCATTCTCATTCTGGACGCGGACGATGAGTTCCGCCGGCAGAGAGCGGATCTCAGCCTCAAAGCATTCCTGGAAAAACCGCTGTGCAACATTTATCGTTTTCAATTGGAAAACGTACGTAGAACCAACGTTCCGTGCAGCACGTTCAATCAGATCCGGCTGTTCAGAAACCATATGGGATTCAGCTACCGGGGAATCGTTCATAACCAGTTCGACGCCAAGGGTGAACGGATCGGTACGGCTCCTTTTCTCATTCTGCACTACGGGTATGGTCTGGACGAAGAAAAAATGGAGCTGAAGCGCCAACGGAGCGAGCGGCTGCTCGAAAAAATGATCGAGCAGGGAGACAACGTTGCGTTTGCGCACTATCAGCTCGCCAAGATCCATGCGAGCCGGAAGGATTCCCGCAAGTCCCTCGAGTCCGCCCTCAAGGCGCATCAGGTCATGGGAGAAGATCCGAAGCAGCTTATCTATCAGGACGTTCATTACCTGATTGCGGCGAATGCGTTTAACCTGGACGATCTGGAAACCGCCTTTGAAGAGACCCGCAAAATGCTGAACGTGGATCCGAACAATATGGACGCCGCGTTCATTCTTCTGGGCTATTACTATGAAAAAAAAGATTGGGAAAATCTCCTGGAGTATTACCCGATCTATTTGAAGGGCAGGAAGACCTATGTGGAACATCCGGAATCGTTTCCTTATATCATCAACATGGGGGATCACCACCCGGATGCGGTGTACATGTACGCTGAGGCCCTCATTCGCTCCGGACGAGTGGAAAACCTGGAAGATGAGATCAAGGATTTGATCGAGGATTCCAAAAGAGCTCCGTACTTTCTGAACTTATTGGCGGCGGTGCTGTTGGAGTGCGGGAAACGCGGCAAGGCCGAGTCCTTGTTGGAAACAGCCCTACGACTTAATCCTGGTTTCGACCCGGCTCGAAACAATCTGGCGGCTTTGCGCCGGAAAGAAGAAACGGAAGATAAGGTCCTGGAGGGTCCGGTGAAGTTCCATCTCCAGGGAGTTCCGCTGTTCAAGGCCCGGCAACGGCTGGAAGTGGGGGCTAAACACTTGGGCGCCGGCCAGTTCGATGCAGCCGAACCTTGCCTCGTGTCGGTATTGGAGATTGTGGAAAAGGGCGAAGTCATCGACCCCGATCGGGCGGGGTTGTTGGCTCCCGCATTTGAAGGGCTGGCCGTGATTGCAAGGAAGCGGGGCGATAACGAACGATCCCTGGAGTATTTCTCCAAGGCGCTCAAGCTGGAGCCGAACCGACTGGATGCGCGCCTCCAGTTGGCGGAGCTTCTGAAATCGAAGAAGAAATTCAATGAGGCCCTCGAACATGCAAAGGCGGCTGTGGTCCTCGCCCCTGAATCCTCCAATGCGCTCCTGACCAGGGCCTTGGTGCATCGGGAAGCGGGAAACCTCAGGGAGGCGGAAAAAGACCTTTTAACGTTGGTAAAGATGCATCCCGAATTCCCTCTGGGCGCGTTCAATCTGGGCAGCTTGTACTGGGCGGTCGGACGGAGGCTGGATGCTCTTCACCGGCTGGGAAAAGCCATGCGAACGGCGCCGGAACAGCCGGAGTATGCCCGCGCTTATTTCGACGCCCAGCGGGGCGTGAAACGCTACCCCACGATTTCGTTATGTATGATGGTAAAAAACGAAGAGACTCATCTCGAGGAATGCTTGGCCAGTGTTGTGGGCGCCGTGGACGAAATCGTCGTGGTGGATACCGGGTCGGAAGATCGAACCGTGGAAATCGCCCAGAGTTACGGCGCTCGAGTGTATCACCATCCCTGGTTTGACGATTTCTCCGGCATGCGGAACATTACGCTGAGTTACGCCCGAGGAGAGTGGATATTGATCATGGACGGAGATGAGTCGCTCGAACCGGAAGACGCGGATCAGTTGCGCAAGGAAGCGGGAGATCTCTCCAGGCAGGTGGTGACTTTAAGGGTCCTGAACTACCTGGACTGTAAGAAACGGGTGGCGGAGCAGAACTCGATTCGGCTGATCCGCAACACCATGGGATTCCACTACCGCGGCATCGTACACAACGAGCTCTGGTATTACGGCGCCGGGGGCGCGTCTAAAGTCCGGATTCACCATTACGGGTATGACATATCTCCGGAAAAGAAACAGCAAAAGTTCGATCGGACGGCGTCCCTGTTGGAGAAACGGATTCAGCGGAATCCCGACGACCTGGACGCCCACTATTACCTGATCAGTTCCTACCGATCCGTCGGGCGTTTGGACGACGCTCTGCGGGAAGGATATCAAGTTCTGCAACTGTCAAAACAGAGGGGAGTAGACCTCCGCAACCAGTTCTACGCGGATGTGTACCCCCATTTGGGGTTTCTTCATATCGTCAAAGGGGATTGGCAAAAGGCATTACCCGTACTGGAGGAAGGACTGGAGGTCTGTCCTGAACACCCTGAACTCCAGGTGGATCTGGCCTACTGCCGTTTCCAGGCCGGAAACTACGATGCGGCTCTTTCCCATCTTGAGAAGGCGTATGACCTGTACCTGAAATTCCGGCTGGGAGAAATTCGTCCTTTTTACAGCGTCACTCTCAACGACACCCAAGTCGTGGGGAACATCGCCAACATTCTGCTTGAAATGAACCGCGAACCGGAAGCCATGGACAAGGTGGAGAACATCTGCCGAGCGGTGGAAGATATGCCTCAGCGCGGCCTGGAGAACGTCTCCAGCAAGGTTGAAAAGGATGATTTGGACGGGGCCCGATGGGAACTCCGGTGGTTACGGTTGGCCAAACCGACGGAGCATGGTTTTGTAGAAAAAGTCGGAGAATGGACGATTAAGCTCGGTCAGGCCCGGGAAGCGTCGCTTTACTTCGACCGTCTTCAGCGAGTTGGGTGGGAGCTATCGGGCATCTCGAGAGCGCTGTGGGGCCTGGCTCTTGCTGCGGGAGGGGAGATGGATCGGGCCGAAAAAGAGGCCCGGCGCGCTGTGGAACTCCTTCCGAACGTTTCCGAACCGCTTCTGGCCCTGACGCAGGTTCTCGAGGGCAAGGGGCAATATGAAGAGGCGGCGGAGACCCTGGTTCGGTTATCGGAGATCCATCCGGACGAACCCCACATATTTAACCGAATCGGCGAAAACTACTACCTGGCCCATCGATTCGATCTGGCTGAACGTTTTTTCGTGCGCGAGCTTAAAGAAGGAGGAGGGTCCGCCGACCCTCTCAACAACTTAGGCGTCCTGTATATGGGACAGCGGGACTTCGAACGGGCGCGGGATCACTTTGAGCGCTGTCTCGTGCTGGATCCCCGCCACACTGAAGCTATGCAGAATCTCGAGGTTTGCCTGCGGGTGAAACAAGCCGGCAAGCGGGAATCTCAACCGTGA
- a CDS encoding radical SAM protein: protein MKRNNVREIETNSRLNLEIQALHFPDRITVELTNHCNLECVMCPREHMTGSKGYMEVALFRKIVDEMVSFGRTALVPFFRGETLLHPRWIEMLGYAKERGIGPIQFATNATLMSEKAARALLDLELDFVSFSLDSIDPDIYRTVRRGAELEVVLRNIEVFCDLKKRRKIDKPEIQVSVVRTENTASGVEDFVAYWSNRVDRVRVYEQHSRDGRFGSLKKESGSESCETRTPCFKPFRDMVIYWNGRVALCNHDWDRIRPLGDVNVESMERIWRGDAYRRVRKAHIDNGDGLDQPCSGCDHWRTFSEPERKVGELFERMTERG from the coding sequence TTGAAACGGAACAACGTCAGGGAAATTGAAACGAACAGCCGTCTTAACCTCGAGATCCAAGCTCTGCATTTTCCGGATCGCATCACCGTGGAATTGACCAACCACTGTAATCTCGAGTGTGTCATGTGTCCCCGCGAACACATGACCGGCTCCAAAGGTTACATGGAAGTTGCACTGTTCAGGAAGATCGTGGACGAAATGGTTTCCTTCGGTCGCACGGCGCTGGTGCCCTTCTTTAGAGGGGAGACGTTGCTTCATCCAAGGTGGATCGAGATGCTCGGATACGCCAAAGAGCGGGGAATCGGACCCATTCAGTTCGCCACCAACGCCACGCTTATGAGCGAGAAAGCGGCTCGCGCCCTTTTGGATCTCGAGTTGGATTTTGTATCGTTCAGCCTGGACTCCATCGATCCCGACATCTATCGAACGGTACGAAGAGGCGCCGAGTTGGAAGTCGTACTAAGAAACATCGAGGTTTTTTGCGATCTGAAAAAGAGAAGGAAGATCGATAAACCCGAGATCCAGGTGTCGGTGGTGCGAACGGAAAATACAGCGTCCGGAGTGGAAGATTTCGTTGCGTACTGGAGTAACCGCGTGGATCGGGTCCGAGTATACGAACAGCACTCACGGGACGGTCGGTTCGGCTCATTGAAAAAGGAGTCAGGGAGCGAGTCCTGCGAAACCAGAACCCCCTGCTTTAAGCCGTTCAGAGATATGGTGATCTATTGGAACGGCCGGGTTGCGCTATGCAACCATGACTGGGATCGGATTCGTCCGCTGGGCGATGTGAACGTCGAGTCCATGGAGCGGATCTGGCGCGGAGACGCCTACCGGCGGGTTCGAAAGGCCCATATCGATAACGGAGATGGGCTGGACCAGCCGTGTTCCGGCTGCGACCATTGGAGGACGTTCTCCGAACCGGAAAGGAAAGTCGGGGAGCTTTTTGAAAGGATGACTGAACGTGGATAG
- the asnB gene encoding asparagine synthase (glutamine-hydrolyzing), giving the protein MCAIAGMYHLQSEPVPSYCLKKMCDVMEHRGPDDEGYVFFHVENEPYREEGYWVEKGPDMPDLSSRESWRSAFEGNGDFNLALGHRRLSIIDLTAGGHQPMSSRANGIWVTYNGEIYNFKDLRRELLGKGHRFFSNSDTEVIIHLYEEYGEEAIGRLNGMFAFALWDGRKNRLLLARDRYGIKPLYYTVVNGILSFASEIKALLQVEGVEAQTDYEALNDYFTFQNTFGETTLFKGIKILEPGCYLVVQRGQIVKNRYWDFCFEERNEGDEKAYVGLFRECFAEVMRRQLVADVPVGSYLSGGLDSGSIVAFASKNIPRMMTFTGGFDVATAVSIENFFDERDKAELISRELGTEHYQMVIHAGDLEWALPKVIWHMEDLRVGMSYPHFFLSRLAGKFVKVVLAGAGGDETLAGYPWRYKLVRECASPEEFEQVTYDYWSRLVKDRDKQKFFSAQALRKIGGYSSLDTLRRAINGSSNDNYIKKALRFDAKTFLHGILVVEDKLSMAHSLESRVPFLDNELVDFTTKIPCKYLLNDSWIESARTDINLSGKYLLRKGMEGILPKEIIENRKQGFSAPDQSWYMQQLVQFIRNLILSDRSLDRGYFNKEYIETTLDEHLRGKANHRLLIWSLLSFEWWNRIFIDGEHIETEQRQGN; this is encoded by the coding sequence ATGTGCGCGATTGCCGGCATGTACCACTTGCAGAGTGAGCCCGTCCCCTCCTATTGCCTGAAGAAAATGTGCGACGTTATGGAGCACCGGGGACCCGACGACGAAGGGTACGTCTTCTTTCATGTGGAGAACGAACCCTACAGAGAAGAGGGCTACTGGGTTGAAAAGGGTCCGGACATGCCCGACCTTTCCTCCCGCGAGAGCTGGCGCTCGGCCTTTGAAGGCAATGGTGATTTCAATCTCGCATTGGGGCACCGCAGGTTATCGATCATCGATCTTACTGCCGGAGGCCACCAGCCCATGTCCAGCCGCGCCAACGGCATCTGGGTCACCTACAACGGGGAGATCTACAACTTCAAAGATCTGCGAAGGGAATTGCTGGGCAAAGGACATCGTTTCTTTTCCAATTCGGACACGGAAGTCATTATTCATTTGTACGAAGAGTACGGAGAAGAAGCGATCGGGCGCCTGAACGGCATGTTCGCTTTTGCACTCTGGGACGGTCGAAAGAACCGGCTCCTTCTGGCCCGGGATCGCTACGGCATCAAACCCCTGTATTATACGGTGGTCAACGGGATTCTCAGTTTTGCCTCCGAAATCAAAGCGTTGCTGCAAGTGGAGGGAGTGGAGGCACAGACGGACTATGAGGCTCTCAACGATTATTTCACCTTTCAGAACACCTTCGGCGAAACCACCTTGTTCAAAGGAATCAAGATCTTGGAACCGGGGTGCTATCTGGTTGTCCAGAGGGGACAAATCGTCAAAAACCGGTATTGGGATTTCTGTTTCGAAGAGCGGAACGAAGGGGATGAAAAAGCCTATGTCGGGCTGTTCAGGGAATGCTTTGCCGAGGTCATGCGCCGCCAGTTGGTGGCCGACGTGCCGGTCGGGAGCTATCTGAGTGGAGGTCTGGATTCAGGGAGTATCGTAGCTTTCGCGTCAAAAAACATTCCACGTATGATGACGTTTACCGGAGGTTTTGACGTAGCTACTGCGGTGAGCATCGAAAACTTCTTCGATGAACGAGACAAGGCCGAACTGATCTCCAGGGAATTGGGTACGGAACACTATCAGATGGTCATCCACGCCGGCGACTTGGAGTGGGCTCTGCCGAAAGTGATCTGGCACATGGAAGACCTGCGGGTGGGCATGTCCTATCCGCATTTCTTCCTTTCCCGATTGGCCGGCAAATTCGTAAAAGTGGTGCTTGCTGGAGCGGGTGGAGACGAAACCTTGGCGGGGTATCCCTGGCGATACAAATTGGTCAGGGAATGCGCATCCCCTGAGGAGTTCGAACAGGTAACGTACGACTACTGGTCGAGACTTGTTAAAGACAGAGACAAACAGAAATTCTTTTCCGCCCAAGCCCTTCGCAAGATCGGCGGGTATTCTTCCCTCGATACGCTCCGGCGGGCCATCAATGGCTCATCGAACGACAATTATATTAAAAAGGCGCTTCGATTTGACGCGAAAACGTTCTTGCACGGAATTCTGGTCGTGGAAGACAAACTGAGCATGGCTCATTCCCTGGAATCACGAGTGCCGTTCCTGGACAACGAGTTGGTGGATTTCACGACAAAAATCCCCTGCAAATATCTTTTGAACGATTCTTGGATCGAGTCCGCCAGAACAGACATCAACCTTTCCGGGAAATACTTGCTGCGGAAAGGCATGGAGGGGATTCTTCCCAAAGAGATCATAGAAAACCGCAAACAGGGATTCAGCGCTCCGGACCAATCCTGGTACATGCAACAACTCGTACAGTTCATACGAAATCTTATCCTTTCTGATCGGAGTCTGGACAGGGGTTATTTCAACAAGGAATACATCGAAACGACCCTCGATGAGCATCTGCGGGGCAAAGCCAACCATCGGCTCCTGATCTGGTCGCTGCTCAGCTTCGAATGGTGGAACCGGATCTTTATTGACGGAGAACACATTGAAACGGAACAACGTCAGGGAAATTGA
- a CDS encoding Gfo/Idh/MocA family oxidoreductase, producing MKNFALIGSGGFVAPRHLKAIHDTKCRLLAAVDPNDSVGVLDQYFSECRFFTEIERFDRHLEKLRRQSDDARVHYIGICSPNYLHDAHVRLALRVNAHAICEKPLVINPWNLEALAEIEAESECRVYTILQLRLHPSLMELKRKLESTGRRERADVCLTYITRRGPWYLISWKGSEEKSGGLAMNIGIHFFDLLLWLFGSFEKSVLHLNTPTKMAGALDLEWARVRWFLSVDGGDLPDGYLESGRPAFRSITIDGEEIEFSGGFTDLHTIVYQDILDGGGFGIEDARSSIDLVYRIRHSEIESDRTLAHPMIRR from the coding sequence ATGAAGAATTTCGCGCTCATAGGCTCGGGCGGATTCGTCGCGCCTCGGCATTTGAAGGCCATCCACGATACGAAATGCAGACTCCTTGCAGCGGTGGATCCCAACGATTCGGTGGGAGTGTTGGATCAGTATTTTTCAGAATGTCGATTCTTCACCGAAATCGAGCGGTTCGATCGCCATCTCGAGAAGCTTCGCCGCCAATCGGACGATGCAAGGGTCCATTATATCGGCATCTGTTCGCCGAACTATCTGCACGACGCCCATGTGCGACTGGCGCTTCGCGTGAATGCGCATGCCATATGCGAAAAGCCGTTGGTGATCAATCCATGGAACCTCGAAGCCCTGGCTGAAATCGAAGCGGAGTCCGAGTGCAGGGTCTATACGATTCTGCAGCTGCGCTTGCACCCTTCCCTCATGGAGCTTAAGCGGAAACTTGAAAGCACCGGCAGGCGCGAGCGAGCCGACGTATGCCTCACCTACATCACTCGACGCGGACCATGGTATCTCATTTCCTGGAAAGGTTCGGAAGAAAAATCCGGCGGACTCGCCATGAATATCGGGATTCATTTCTTCGATCTGTTGCTCTGGCTGTTCGGTTCGTTCGAGAAGAGCGTGTTGCACCTGAACACACCCACTAAGATGGCCGGTGCTCTCGATTTGGAGTGGGCCCGTGTTCGATGGTTTCTGTCCGTCGATGGCGGCGATTTACCCGACGGATACCTCGAGAGCGGACGTCCCGCTTTCCGATCCATCACCATTGACGGCGAAGAAATCGAGTTTTCCGGGGGCTTTACCGACTTACATACCATCGTTTATCAAGACATACTGGATGGCGGCGGATTCGGGATCGAGGACGCCCGCTCCTCCATCGACCTCGTGTACCGTATCCGACACAGCGAGATCGAATCGGATCGAACCCTTGCGCATCCCATGATCAGACGGTAA